In Halobaculum limi, one DNA window encodes the following:
- the endA gene encoding tRNA-intron lyase, whose amino-acid sequence MNATLDGDVVHARGDARQRFHDARGYGRADGPEVTLARVEAAHLLYRGDLDAVSGMEFRAFLRDSVAAEPGFATRFLVYADLRERGFYLAPAREGWPGSDAAASDGDADILVFERGEKPGGPVAHRVRVVGERERLTLADLGDVTLAVVDEESEVSYFGCTPDGGFEGATDYDLPAGVEADLLDDRVVCWSPPPALYESAFYGQPVSGRDDADVAALQLSLVEAADLAARGAIDVAESTVVERGREVEGERFDRRLAVYRELRDRDVVPKTGYKFGADFRTYDAVETVSNLPHSERLVRVVPPNHRVHPRELALDVRLAGGVRKRMVFALAGDDSNDYLTVERLTP is encoded by the coding sequence ATGAACGCGACACTCGACGGCGACGTCGTCCACGCCCGCGGCGACGCCCGCCAGCGGTTTCACGACGCCCGCGGCTACGGCCGGGCCGACGGCCCGGAGGTGACGCTGGCGCGAGTGGAGGCCGCACACCTCCTGTATCGCGGCGACCTCGACGCCGTCTCGGGGATGGAGTTCCGCGCGTTCCTGCGCGACTCCGTCGCCGCCGAACCCGGCTTCGCCACTCGCTTTCTCGTGTACGCCGACCTGCGCGAACGCGGCTTCTACCTCGCGCCTGCCCGCGAAGGATGGCCGGGAAGCGATGCCGCCGCGAGCGACGGGGACGCCGACATCCTCGTGTTCGAACGCGGCGAGAAGCCGGGTGGCCCCGTCGCCCACCGCGTGCGCGTCGTCGGTGAGCGTGAACGCCTCACCCTCGCCGACCTGGGCGACGTGACACTCGCGGTCGTCGACGAGGAGAGCGAGGTGTCGTACTTCGGCTGCACGCCCGACGGCGGCTTCGAGGGCGCGACCGACTACGACCTCCCGGCCGGCGTGGAGGCGGACCTCCTCGACGACCGCGTCGTCTGCTGGTCGCCGCCGCCCGCGCTCTACGAGTCCGCCTTCTACGGCCAACCCGTCTCCGGCCGTGACGACGCCGACGTGGCGGCGCTGCAACTCTCGCTGGTCGAGGCCGCTGACCTCGCGGCCCGCGGCGCCATCGACGTGGCAGAGTCGACGGTCGTCGAACGCGGTCGCGAGGTAGAGGGCGAGCGGTTCGACCGCCGCCTCGCGGTGTACCGGGAACTCCGCGACCGCGACGTGGTGCCGAAGACGGGCTACAAGTTCGGCGCAGACTTCCGCACGTACGACGCCGTCGAGACCGTGTCGAACCTCCCGCACTCCGAGCGCCTGGTGCGCGTGGTTCCCCCGAACCACCGAGTCCATCCGCGGGAACTGGCGCTGGACGTGCGACTGGCCGGCGGCGTGCGGAAGCGAATGGTTTTTGCGCTCGCCGGAGACGACTCGAACGACTACCTGACGGTCGAGCGACTCACCCCATGA
- a CDS encoding tryptophan--tRNA ligase has translation MSDDDTSPDRGTDIDEQTERARTDGGTGVALDPWGSATVADYRDLFEEFGIEEFEEIIDEVPNPHYLMRRGVIFGHRDYGAVARALANDEPAAALSGFMPTGDPHIGHKLVFDELIYHQQQGADTYGLIADLEAHSARGMTWEEIDKHARDYLLSLLALGFDPEEGELYRQSTNRRLQDLAFELGSNARFAEFQSIYGFDGSTSVSHMQSVVTQMADILYPQLDEPKPTVIPVGPDQDPHVRFARDIAVKTRYFKVTEAFASPEFDAAERVLVRRAYDERDEWADDPEQPRCEDAAAYLHAAEVDEEFRAARSHAVEKLENAGMEPLRPRTRFLDRNADEQAFEALIEAVPGEKRVFDAHIDSFELDRGEAEELAREVEVDNGGFGFYTPSSIYHRFMTGLTGGKMSSSIEASHISLLDDPEEGYDKVKSATTGGRETAEKQRELGGKADECPVYELYAYLLANDDDGLAEEVYEECVGGERLCGGCKEQAATLMQEFLKEHQEQREEAKELLSELDIDLDVDASRRGVPGDEDE, from the coding sequence ATGAGCGACGACGACACCAGCCCCGACCGGGGCACCGACATCGACGAACAGACGGAGCGTGCGCGAACCGACGGCGGAACGGGCGTGGCGCTCGACCCGTGGGGCTCTGCGACCGTCGCGGACTACCGCGACCTCTTCGAGGAGTTCGGTATCGAGGAGTTCGAGGAGATTATCGACGAGGTTCCGAACCCTCACTACTTGATGCGCCGTGGCGTCATCTTCGGGCACCGCGACTACGGCGCGGTCGCCCGAGCGCTCGCCAACGACGAACCTGCCGCCGCACTCTCGGGGTTTATGCCCACGGGCGACCCCCACATCGGGCACAAACTCGTCTTCGACGAACTGATCTACCACCAACAGCAGGGCGCGGACACCTACGGCCTCATCGCGGACTTGGAAGCCCACTCCGCCCGCGGGATGACGTGGGAGGAGATCGACAAACACGCCCGCGACTACCTCCTCTCGCTGCTCGCACTCGGGTTCGACCCCGAGGAAGGCGAACTGTACCGGCAGTCGACGAATCGTCGACTGCAGGATCTGGCTTTCGAGTTGGGGTCGAACGCCCGCTTCGCGGAGTTCCAGTCCATCTACGGCTTCGACGGGAGCACCTCGGTCTCGCACATGCAGTCGGTCGTCACGCAGATGGCCGACATCCTCTATCCGCAACTGGACGAACCCAAGCCGACGGTCATCCCGGTTGGCCCCGACCAGGATCCGCACGTCCGCTTCGCCCGCGACATCGCGGTGAAGACGCGCTACTTCAAGGTGACCGAGGCGTTCGCCAGTCCGGAGTTCGACGCCGCCGAACGCGTCCTCGTCCGGCGAGCGTACGACGAACGCGACGAGTGGGCAGACGATCCCGAGCAGCCGCGGTGTGAGGACGCCGCCGCCTACCTCCACGCTGCCGAGGTGGACGAGGAATTCCGCGCGGCCCGTTCACATGCCGTCGAGAAGTTGGAGAACGCCGGAATGGAGCCGCTTCGCCCCCGGACGCGCTTCCTCGACCGCAACGCCGACGAGCAGGCGTTCGAGGCGCTCATCGAGGCGGTGCCCGGCGAGAAGCGCGTGTTCGACGCGCACATCGACTCCTTCGAGTTAGATCGAGGAGAGGCGGAAGAACTCGCTCGCGAGGTGGAAGTCGACAACGGTGGCTTCGGCTTCTACACGCCGTCGTCCATCTACCACCGCTTTATGACCGGCCTCACGGGCGGGAAGATGTCCTCCTCCATCGAAGCGAGTCACATCTCCCTGCTCGACGACCCCGAGGAGGGGTACGACAAGGTGAAGTCGGCGACGACCGGCGGCCGCGAGACGGCCGAGAAACAGCGCGAACTCGGCGGGAAGGCCGACGAGTGCCCCGTCTACGAACTGTACGCCTACCTGCTCGCGAACGACGACGACGGCCTCGCAGAGGAGGTGTACGAGGAGTGCGTCGGCGGCGAGCGTCTCTGTGGCGGTTGTAAGGAGCAGGCGGCGACGCTGATGCAGGAGTTCCTGAAAGAGCATCAAGAGCAGCGCGAGGAGGCGAAAGAACTGCTCTCGGAGTTAGATATCGACCTCGACGTCGACGCCTCGCGGCGGGGCGTCCCCGGCGACGAGGACGAGTAG
- a CDS encoding ornithine cyclodeaminase family protein: protein MHVFDDDAVAALLSLDDLLGVVETAFLKQGRGEVERPDRPHFPVGTGLDGRSDPAGTGLTMPAYVHGDPAYATKLASVHPGNADTDRPTVQAQVVLTDAGTGEPLALFAGERITNARTGCIGGLAARELAAGSSSVDLAVIGAGQQARWQTRAIDAARGVASARIYSPTPDSRESCAADLRDEGIDAEAVDSPESAVTDADVVITATTSGTPVFSGGLLADGALVIAVGAYEAEMCELDRVTFDRAGQVFADVPEEVASIGDIVDNDVDPERLTPLSVVFEGDAGRERDDEILVVDSVGSAVLDTATANYLWREADEGDGEWVAF from the coding sequence ATGCACGTCTTCGACGACGACGCTGTCGCCGCACTCCTCTCGCTCGACGATCTCCTCGGTGTCGTCGAGACGGCGTTTCTGAAGCAGGGACGCGGCGAGGTGGAGCGTCCCGACCGCCCACACTTCCCGGTCGGGACGGGACTGGACGGCCGGAGCGACCCGGCGGGGACGGGGCTGACGATGCCGGCGTACGTCCACGGCGATCCCGCCTACGCGACGAAACTCGCGTCGGTCCACCCCGGAAACGCCGACACCGACCGCCCGACAGTGCAGGCGCAGGTGGTGCTCACCGACGCCGGGACCGGCGAACCGCTGGCGCTGTTCGCAGGCGAACGCATCACGAACGCTCGAACTGGCTGTATCGGCGGTCTCGCGGCACGGGAACTCGCCGCCGGATCGAGTTCGGTCGACCTCGCGGTGATCGGGGCGGGCCAACAGGCGCGGTGGCAGACCCGCGCTATCGACGCCGCTCGCGGGGTCGCGTCGGCGCGGATTTACTCGCCGACGCCCGACTCTCGTGAGAGCTGTGCGGCCGACCTCCGCGACGAGGGTATCGACGCCGAGGCGGTCGACTCGCCGGAATCTGCGGTCACCGATGCGGACGTGGTCATCACCGCGACCACCAGCGGGACGCCCGTGTTCTCCGGTGGTCTCCTCGCGGACGGAGCGCTCGTAATCGCGGTCGGCGCGTACGAGGCGGAGATGTGCGAACTCGACCGAGTGACGTTCGACCGCGCGGGGCAGGTGTTCGCCGACGTTCCCGAGGAGGTGGCGAGCATCGGAGATATCGTCGACAACGACGTCGACCCCGAGCGACTCACGCCGCTGTCGGTGGTGTTCGAGGGCGACGCCGGCAGAGAACGCGACGACGAGATACTTGTCGTCGACAGCGTCGGTTCGGCGGTGTTGGACACGGCGACCGCGAACTACCTGTGGCGCGAAGCCGATGAGGGAGACGGGGAGTGGGTCGCGTTCTGA
- a CDS encoding NAD(P)/FAD-dependent oxidoreductase, whose protein sequence is MNIAVVGGGIVGVASAYELAARGVEVTLLERGSLGAGSTDRALGGIRSQFSTRVNVEFSVASIEVWDLFEERFGTDIDRRRTGYLFCTRDADTADAFADQVAMQNEYGVSSRLVDPAEATELCPGLRSEEFVAATYCPADSFADPHLALQGYAGAAREAGVEIRTNTAVSGLDPRESGVRVGLANGESLTVDYAVNAAGAWAPRLAETAGYDLPIVPHRRQTAVVDPERPVPESDPLVIDADTTAHFRPERDGRAVVGGHFATDDPVADADRFSEKADTDWAVEAVERVGEFTDYFGPESRLAGGWAGLYAVTPDHHAIVEESVPGVVTAAGFSGHGFQHAPATAKVVAELVVDGEASTVDVSDLDRGRFDRGETVTERNVA, encoded by the coding sequence ATGAACATCGCCGTCGTCGGGGGAGGAATCGTCGGGGTCGCAAGCGCGTACGAACTCGCCGCTCGCGGAGTTGAGGTGACGCTCCTCGAACGGGGGAGCCTCGGCGCGGGCAGCACCGACCGCGCCCTCGGCGGCATCCGCTCGCAGTTTTCTACCCGCGTCAACGTGGAGTTCTCCGTCGCCTCCATCGAGGTGTGGGACTTGTTCGAGGAGCGATTCGGCACGGACATCGACCGTCGACGCACGGGCTATCTGTTCTGCACTCGCGACGCCGACACCGCCGACGCCTTCGCCGACCAGGTCGCGATGCAAAACGAGTACGGCGTCTCCAGTCGCCTCGTCGACCCCGCGGAGGCGACGGAGTTGTGTCCGGGGTTGCGTAGCGAGGAGTTCGTCGCCGCCACCTACTGCCCAGCAGACAGTTTCGCCGACCCGCACCTCGCGTTGCAGGGGTACGCCGGTGCCGCCCGCGAGGCCGGCGTCGAGATTCGGACGAACACCGCAGTATCGGGACTCGATCCGCGTGAATCGGGCGTCCGCGTCGGCCTCGCGAACGGCGAGTCGCTGACGGTCGACTACGCGGTCAACGCGGCTGGTGCGTGGGCACCTCGCCTCGCGGAGACGGCGGGCTACGACCTGCCCATCGTTCCCCACCGCCGGCAGACGGCCGTCGTAGACCCGGAGCGCCCGGTTCCCGAGTCCGATCCGCTCGTCATCGACGCGGATACGACCGCCCATTTCCGCCCCGAACGCGACGGCCGCGCGGTCGTCGGCGGGCACTTCGCAACAGACGACCCGGTCGCGGACGCCGACCGCTTCTCTGAGAAGGCCGACACCGACTGGGCGGTCGAGGCGGTCGAACGGGTCGGCGAGTTCACAGACTACTTCGGCCCCGAGAGCCGTCTCGCCGGCGGATGGGCGGGCCTGTACGCCGTGACGCCGGACCACCACGCCATCGTCGAGGAGTCGGTGCCGGGCGTCGTCACCGCCGCCGGGTTCTCCGGCCACGGCTTCCAACACGCTCCCGCGACGGCGAAGGTCGTCGCCGAACTCGTCGTAGACGGCGAAGCGTCTACGGTCGACGTGTCCGACCTCGACCGCGGGCGCTTCGACCGTGGTGAGACGGTCACCGAGCGAAACGTGGCCTGA
- a CDS encoding DUF5518 domain-containing protein — MSSSDDTLKHAIIGAAITLVTFFLPFSPAIGGAAAGYLHGPDRTEGAKVGGLSGLLAAVPGALFGTLVASVFVIAGPGQRSALLVAFVFFLLILLLTALYGGVLGAAGGFLGALLNEEFDKPTETDPTRLRRDDEEADPESELTEFDEPTDESSSA; from the coding sequence ATGTCCTCCAGTGACGACACGCTGAAACACGCGATCATCGGCGCGGCGATAACGCTCGTGACGTTCTTCCTCCCGTTTTCGCCGGCCATCGGCGGCGCGGCCGCCGGCTACCTCCACGGCCCCGACCGGACCGAAGGGGCGAAAGTTGGTGGCCTCTCGGGACTACTCGCGGCCGTTCCCGGTGCGCTCTTCGGGACGCTCGTCGCGTCGGTGTTCGTCATCGCCGGTCCCGGCCAGCGGTCGGCGCTGTTGGTCGCGTTCGTGTTCTTCCTCCTCATCCTCCTGCTCACGGCGCTGTACGGCGGCGTCCTCGGCGCTGCCGGGGGCTTCCTCGGCGCGTTGCTCAACGAGGAGTTCGACAAACCGACCGAGACCGACCCCACGCGCCTCCGCCGCGACGACGAAGAGGCGGATCCGGAGTCCGAACTCACCGAGTTCGACGAACCGACCGACGAGTCGAGTAGCGCCTGA
- a CDS encoding phenylalanine--tRNA ligase subunit alpha, which produces MRLPQAQVALLEAASATDAKTIEQLAEDTDLKPETVTRAAFDLRDEGLVSVDERVEESATLTDEGETYLDAELPEVRLHRAARDADGPLGMGEAIGAAGLEGPEVDIALANYARKGYGVVDSGEVTANEDADPDADEEAAALAALADGDAVDDADLLGRLESRGLVALDERTVRSVTLTDDGVTALMEGVEAAETVDRLTPELLTSGEWEDVEFAEYNVEADAPAVEGGRQHVLRSMSERVKDVLVGMGFQEMDGPHADADFWINDCLFMPQDHPARTHWDRFALDVPPVRDLPEGLVDRVEATHRDGIGEDGDGYHSPWSEDFARAIALRGHTTSLSMRYLSGYANADIDPPKRYFSVEKAYRNDTLDATHLLEFYQIEGWVMAEDLSVRELMGTFEEFYRQFGIEEIRFKPHYNPYTEPSFELFGEHPETGEEIEIGNSGMFRDEVLETLGIECDVMAWGLALERLAMLTTGAEDIRDLHGTLADLEFLRNAEVTY; this is translated from the coding sequence ATGCGACTCCCACAGGCGCAGGTCGCGTTGCTGGAAGCCGCCAGCGCGACCGACGCGAAGACCATCGAACAGTTAGCCGAGGACACCGACCTGAAGCCGGAGACGGTCACGCGCGCCGCCTTCGACCTCCGCGACGAAGGCCTCGTGAGCGTCGACGAACGCGTCGAGGAGTCGGCTACCCTCACCGACGAGGGCGAGACGTACCTCGACGCCGAACTCCCCGAGGTGCGCCTCCACCGCGCCGCTCGCGACGCCGACGGCCCCCTCGGGATGGGCGAGGCCATCGGCGCGGCCGGCCTCGAAGGTCCCGAAGTCGACATCGCCCTCGCCAACTACGCGCGGAAGGGCTACGGCGTCGTCGACTCCGGCGAAGTGACCGCGAACGAGGACGCCGACCCCGACGCTGACGAGGAGGCCGCCGCCCTCGCTGCACTCGCAGACGGCGACGCCGTCGACGACGCGGACCTACTGGGTCGATTGGAGAGCCGTGGTCTCGTCGCCCTCGACGAGCGAACCGTCCGCTCGGTGACGCTCACCGACGACGGTGTCACCGCCCTGATGGAGGGCGTTGAGGCCGCCGAGACGGTTGACCGACTCACGCCCGAACTGCTCACGAGCGGCGAGTGGGAGGACGTCGAGTTCGCCGAGTACAACGTCGAGGCCGACGCACCCGCCGTCGAGGGCGGGCGTCAACACGTCCTGCGCTCGATGTCCGAGCGAGTGAAAGACGTCCTCGTTGGGATGGGCTTCCAGGAGATGGACGGCCCCCACGCCGACGCGGACTTCTGGATCAACGATTGCCTGTTCATGCCGCAGGACCACCCGGCACGCACTCACTGGGACCGGTTCGCCCTCGACGTGCCGCCCGTCCGTGACCTCCCGGAGGGCCTCGTCGACCGCGTGGAGGCGACCCACCGGGACGGCATCGGCGAGGACGGCGACGGCTACCACTCGCCGTGGTCGGAGGACTTCGCCCGCGCCATCGCACTTCGCGGCCACACCACGTCGCTGTCGATGCGCTACCTCTCGGGGTACGCGAACGCCGACATCGACCCGCCGAAGCGCTACTTCTCGGTGGAGAAGGCGTACCGCAACGACACCCTCGACGCGACGCACCTGCTGGAGTTCTACCAGATCGAAGGGTGGGTGATGGCCGAGGATCTCTCGGTGCGTGAGTTGATGGGCACGTTCGAGGAGTTCTACCGGCAGTTCGGCATCGAAGAGATCCGATTCAAGCCTCACTACAACCCCTACACGGAGCCGAGTTTCGAGTTGTTCGGCGAACACCCGGAGACGGGCGAGGAGATCGAGATCGGCAACTCGGGGATGTTCCGCGACGAAGTGCTCGAAACCCTCGGCATCGAGTGTGACGTGATGGCGTGGGGGCTCGCCTTGGAGCGTCTCGCGATGCTCACGACCGGCGCGGAAGACATCCGCGACCTACACGGCACGCTTGCAGACCTTGAGTTCCTGCGGAACGCGGAGGTGACCTACTGA